From Nicotiana tabacum cultivar K326 chromosome 15, ASM71507v2, whole genome shotgun sequence, the proteins below share one genomic window:
- the LOC107783510 gene encoding nudix hydrolase 18, mitochondrial codes for MIYKLYASIFPSLYNGLIAFLYILLSSLEYPFLFQKSFFVRRRKNLSLFFNMQIKKSFSMSSRTGRDLQRYNHGCRQVVGCIPYRCKKTDQSSCVQRTPIDDLEFLLISSQKNPRMMFPKGGWEIDESLEEAASRETFEEAGVVGEVEVQEYLGTWSFKSKSQGTFHEGHMFPLRVTEELDDWPEKTVRRRLWVNFSEAREVCWHPWMKEALDVFASKLSKRKEGPHIFHLLSDEGTVVCCS; via the exons ATGATATATAAATTATACGCGTCAATTTTTCCCTCTCTCTATAACGGCCTTATTGCATTCCTATATATATTGCTTTCATCTCTTGAGTACCCTTTTTTGTTTCAGAAAAGTTTCTTcgtaagaagaagaaaaaatttgTCTTTGTTTTTTAATATGCAAATCAAGAAGTCTTTCTCAATGTCCTCTCGCACAGGAAGAGATTTGCAGAGATACAATCATGGTTGTCGTCAAGTTGTTGG ATGTATTCCGTACAGATGCAAGAAAACGGACCAATCATCTTGTGTTCAGCGTACCCCTATTGATGATTTGGAATTTTTATTAATCAGCTCGCAGAAAAATCCAAGAATGATGTTCCCTAAG GGTGGTTGGGAAATTGATGAATCATTAGAAGAGGCAGCTTCAAGAGAGACATTTGAAGAAGCTGGAGTTGTTGGTGAGGTTGAGGTTCAG GAATACTTAGGTACATGGAGTTTCAAAAGCAAAAGCCAAGGTACATTTCATGAGGGGCACATGTTTCCTTTGCGTGTGACTGAGGAACTAGACGATTGGCCTGAAAAAACTGTCCGTCGACGTTTATGG GTGAATTTTAGTGAAGCAAGGGAAGTATGTTGGCATCCATGGATGAAAGAAGCATTAGATGTCTTTGCTTCTAAGCTTTCCAAGAGAAAAGAAGGGCCTCATATATTCCATTTATTGTCGGATGAAGGTACTGTTGTGTGTTGTAGCTAA